In the Neomonachus schauinslandi chromosome 13, ASM220157v2, whole genome shotgun sequence genome, one interval contains:
- the LOC110581716 gene encoding peroxiredoxin-1-like — protein sequence MSLGNAKIGHPASNFKATAVRPDGQFKDSLSDYKGKYIVFFFHPLDLTFVCPTEIIAFSDRAEEFKKLNCQVIGASVDSHFCHLAWINTPKKQGGLGPMNIPLVSDPKCTIAQDYGVLKADEGISFRGLFIVDDKGILRQITVNDLPVGRSVDETLRLVQAFQFTDKHGEVCPAGWKPGSDTIKPDVQKSKEYFSKQKRAPDHFRAGLQ from the coding sequence ATGTCTTTAGGAAATGCCAAAATTGGGCATCCTGCCTCCAACTTCAAAGCCACGGCTGTTAGGCCAGATGGCCAGTTCAAAGACAGCCTATCTGactacaaaggaaaatacattGTGTTCTTCTTTCACCCTCTTGACCTCACCTTTGTGTGCCCCACGGAGATCATTGCTTTCAGTGACAGGgcagaagaatttaagaaactcaATTGTCAAGTGATTGGTGCTTCTGTGGATTCTCATTTCTGTCACCTGGCATGGATCAACACACCCAAGAAACAAGGAGGACTGGGACCCATGAACATTCCCTTGGTATCAGACCCCAAGTGTACCATTGCTCAGGATTATGGAGTCTTAAAGGCTGATGAAGGCATCTCATTCAGGGGCCTCTTTATTGTTGATGATAAAGGTATCCTTAGGCAGATCACGGTAAATGACCTTCCTGTCGGCCGCTCTGTGGATGAGACTCTGCGACTGGTTCAGGCCTTCCAGTTTACTGACAAGCATGGGGAAGTGTGCCCAGCTGGCTGGAAGCCTGGCAGTGATACCATCAAGCCTGATGTCcagaagagcaaagaatattTCTCTAAGCAGAAGCGGGCGCCGGATCATTTTAGGGCTGGGCTGCAGTAG